The genomic region CGCTCGGGCCGGGCCGATATTCGGAACATCTATATTAAAACAGACTGCTCCGTTATATTCAAACCGATCATCTGTAATACCAGATTTAGCTGAATTTTCACGCATACAAGCAACATAATATTTTATGTTGCTATCTTTTTGAGATTCTGTTAATTTTTCAACAAAAGTTTCAAAACCTCCATATTTGGCAGGAATCCCTTTTGAACCAATGATATAAACTGATTTTCTCATATCACTCCTACTTCATTTTATGATAAAACAAAAATTACTTTGCTCCATCTTTCATTACTACAACTTTTATAGTCTTCAATAAAATTTCAATATCTTTCCAAATTGTCCAGCCATCTAAATAAGTAACATCTAACTTCACCACATCATCAAAGTTTTTAATATTACTTCTACCACTAATCTGCCAAAGGCCTGTGATTCCAGGTTTAAAACTTAGACGACGTTTTTGTTCAGGTGTATACTTCATATACTCATCCAAGGTTGGTGGTCTAGTACCAACTAAACTCATATCCCCTTTTAGAACATTCCAAAATTGTGGCAATTCATCTAGACTCGTTTTTCTAATAAAGTGTCCAATCTTTGTCACGCGTGGATCATTTTCAATCTTAAACATTCCACCCTGCATCTGATTCTGACTCATCAAGTCCTTCTTAATTTCCTCAGCATCCACTCTCATAGAACGAAATTTGTAGAATTTAAATATACGTCCATTCCTACCAATCCTATCCTGAGCAAAAATAGCAGGCCCTCCGTCTCTTTTTATCAGAGGAACAAGAAAAATAGACGCTATGCCACAAAGAACTAGACCAAATAAGGATCCGATTATATCCATCATTCGTTTTAAAGCAACATCACTCGAACGATAAAAGGTTGTTGAAAAATTGACAACACTAGAATTTCCAAAGCGTTGAATCGCTTTTTCACCATTGGTCACAAAATCTAAAGCTGCTATATTGACAGCTACTGGTAAACCCATCGTTTCAAATTTAGAAACAAAATCTGCAATTAAAAAGCTCTCGCTTGGGAGATTAATCACCACTTGGTCTACGACTGATCTCGTAGCATAGGTTACTAAGTTATCCAACGTAACGATTGTCAAATTAGAAGACTCAAAATGCTCATCATCCACAATACAAACAGCTGAAACATAGCCATACTCATAAGTAGACAGTTGCTTTAGTACTCTCTCAACTCGTGCACGTGTGGTCACTAGCAAGATACGCTGAGTATATTTTTTTTGAAGTGATAGATATTTCCAAATCTTACGAATCCAAATATTGACAATCATTAGCATAATTGAATTTACAGTCACAATGCATAATAGATTAGCTAATGATAAATATGGTATATTTGGTTCTAAAATAGGAAAAACTAGACAGGATAAGAAAATATAAACCAGTATATATTTTAACGTTTGTATACATTCCTCTGCAAGGGTCCGGTATTTGAAATTTTTACTATATGCACTAATGTAGTAAGAAATAGTGTGAACCACCATCAGAAATACCAGAAGTTCATGACTAGCTAATACAAACGATAACAGATAAATTGGAAACAGTTGTATTATGAGAATCTCTAGTTTTCGAATATTTGATACTTCTCTCAAAACTACCTCCTAGGTAACTCTACCTACTTCTTTTTCCCATAATTTCCATAGGAACCATAGGCTCCATAACCACCATAAGCTCCATATTTTTCAACTTCGGTGTTGAATTTATTTAGAACCACACCTAAAAAAGGAGTTCCTGTTTGTTCTAACTGTTCCTTTGCCTTTAAGATATCACGTCGTTTTGTCTCTCCAGCTGCCGTAACCAAGATAGAAGCGTCACATTTTTGTGTAATGATAGCGGCGTCAATAACCATCCCAATCGGTGCAGTATCCACAATGACATAGTCAAAATACTTACGCAAGGTATCAATCATGGTATGGAAATTTTCACTCTGCAGGAGGGCCGTTGGGTTAGGTGATATCGGTCCTGCCTGAATAACAAATAGGTTATCAATATTGGTATCACAGAGACCATTTGAAAGATCAGTAGTTCCAGCTAAGAAGTCAGTTAACCCAGTAATTTTTTCCCTTGACTTGAAGACACCAGACATAACTGAATTACGGATATCCGCGTCAACTAGCAATGTTTTATAGCCTGCACGCGCGAAAGCCCAGGCGATATTAGTTAACGTTGTCGATTTTCCTTCACCAGGTTTGACAGATGAAATAGCAAGAACTTTCAAATTATCACCACTCAATTGAATATTGGTACGCAAAGCATTATAGTGTTCTTCAGCTTTTTTAGCAAAATCTAAACGCTTTTTTGAGATTTCTAATGTTGGCATGTTTTCTCCCTTACTTTAACTTATCCAAATCTGGAACAATTCCTAAAAGTGCAACCTGCATGACTTCTTCGACATCTTCTGGTCGTTTGACACGATCGTCCAATAATTCAAGCAATACGACTGCAACAACCATCACTGCTCCACCTACTAGGAAAGCAAGTGCAGTATTTCGACGAATATTAGGTGAGGATGGTGTTATTGCTGGTCTAGCTTCCTCTAATGTTGTTACATCAGATACACGAGTTACCTTAATGATTTTTTCAGCTGCCACTTCACGAAGAGCATTTGCGATACGACTTGCTTCTTCTGGTTGATCATCCTTAACAACGATCGATACGATACGAGTATCTACCGGTACTGTCACCTGAATTTTCTTAGTTAGTTCTTTAACTGTTTTCTCTAATTTAAGATTTGAAATGACTTTTTCCAGTACATCTTGCGAAAGGATAATTTCCTTATAGTCTTTTACAAGATAGGTACCTGCCTGCAAATCCTGATTCGTCAACCCTGTATTTTCAGATTGATTGCGACTAACAACATAGATTCGTGTTGTACTAGCATATTCCGGTTTCAACACAAAACTACTCAAGCCAAATGCAAGTAACGCTGTCACAACCGCAGTTAGTATGATAGCGAGTTTCTTCTTCCAAAGGATTTTAAATAATTGAACAACATCAATTCCGATTTCTTTATTTTCTTTCATGTCAACTCCTAAATAATTTGA from Streptococcus mitis NCTC 12261 harbors:
- a CDS encoding tyrosine-protein kinase translates to MPTLEISKKRLDFAKKAEEHYNALRTNIQLSGDNLKVLAISSVKPGEGKSTTLTNIAWAFARAGYKTLLVDADIRNSVMSGVFKSREKITGLTDFLAGTTDLSNGLCDTNIDNLFVIQAGPISPNPTALLQSENFHTMIDTLRKYFDYVIVDTAPIGMVIDAAIITQKCDASILVTAAGETKRRDILKAKEQLEQTGTPFLGVVLNKFNTEVEKYGAYGGYGAYGSYGNYGKKK
- a CDS encoding CspC family polysaccharide chain length determinant protein; the encoded protein is MKENKEIGIDVVQLFKILWKKKLAIILTAVVTALLAFGLSSFVLKPEYASTTRIYVVSRNQSENTGLTNQDLQAGTYLVKDYKEIILSQDVLEKVISNLKLEKTVKELTKKIQVTVPVDTRIVSIVVKDDQPEEASRIANALREVAAEKIIKVTRVSDVTTLEEARPAITPSSPNIRRNTALAFLVGGAVMVVAVVLLELLDDRVKRPEDVEEVMQVALLGIVPDLDKLK
- a CDS encoding sugar transferase — encoded protein: MREVSNIRKLEILIIQLFPIYLLSFVLASHELLVFLMVVHTISYYISAYSKNFKYRTLAEECIQTLKYILVYIFLSCLVFPILEPNIPYLSLANLLCIVTVNSIMLMIVNIWIRKIWKYLSLQKKYTQRILLVTTRARVERVLKQLSTYEYGYVSAVCIVDDEHFESSNLTIVTLDNLVTYATRSVVDQVVINLPSESFLIADFVSKFETMGLPVAVNIAALDFVTNGEKAIQRFGNSSVVNFSTTFYRSSDVALKRMMDIIGSLFGLVLCGIASIFLVPLIKRDGGPAIFAQDRIGRNGRIFKFYKFRSMRVDAEEIKKDLMSQNQMQGGMFKIENDPRVTKIGHFIRKTSLDELPQFWNVLKGDMSLVGTRPPTLDEYMKYTPEQKRRLSFKPGITGLWQISGRSNIKNFDDVVKLDVTYLDGWTIWKDIEILLKTIKVVVMKDGAK